In the Pseudomonas orientalis genome, one interval contains:
- a CDS encoding autotransporter outer membrane beta-barrel domain-containing protein gives MSFIPSRIAAFISLAVAISVQSAQARGDIEYRPFFYQPYDSADTEWALEPEFDAPPSPPPYAGYLIGQATTYNGAQVAKVLEPALLDVLNSGELTSEEIKALQKVNEALAGQPGGIGAALEQLAGSQNANLATATHAVTGQISNQLLSTLRALPVDENNHVWVQGLGNDGNLDPRSGSAGLKQATRGLLLGADWAVDQAWRVGVMGAKSASNLEAQRFSAELDSLHLGAYAVRQDGPLALRLGAIYSSHAGTNRRNVNLLDYKDQLKSRYDAQSQTLFSELGYQLGSQGLRVEPFAGLGYQRYHRDSFKESGGLTALNVGAQTQQNLSSTVGLRLATVYRFDNQVSLTPHLSTGWKHLYGAVDSQVRQAYRNVPAALDGFTITGTSLDRNSLDVNAGVDLALSKQHTLGLSYSGQAGTHSRNQGIKGQWTMSF, from the coding sequence ATGTCTTTTATACCTTCAAGAATCGCTGCGTTCATCAGCCTTGCAGTGGCCATCAGTGTTCAATCCGCGCAAGCACGCGGCGATATCGAATACAGGCCGTTTTTTTATCAGCCTTACGATTCGGCCGACACTGAGTGGGCCTTGGAACCCGAATTCGATGCACCGCCTTCCCCACCGCCCTACGCCGGTTACCTCATTGGCCAGGCCACCACCTATAACGGTGCGCAGGTCGCCAAGGTGCTGGAACCCGCGCTGCTTGATGTGCTCAATTCCGGCGAACTGACCTCGGAAGAAATAAAGGCGCTGCAAAAGGTAAATGAAGCACTGGCCGGACAGCCCGGCGGCATCGGCGCAGCCCTCGAACAATTGGCCGGCAGCCAAAACGCTAACCTGGCCACCGCCACCCACGCCGTCACCGGTCAAATCAGCAACCAATTGCTCTCGACCCTGCGCGCCTTGCCCGTTGACGAGAATAATCACGTTTGGGTGCAGGGCCTGGGCAACGACGGCAACCTCGATCCACGAAGCGGCAGCGCCGGCCTGAAACAGGCTACCCGTGGCCTGTTGCTGGGAGCCGACTGGGCGGTGGACCAAGCCTGGCGCGTGGGTGTGATGGGGGCCAAATCCGCCAGCAATCTTGAAGCCCAGCGCTTCTCCGCCGAGCTGGACAGTTTGCATCTGGGTGCCTACGCCGTGCGCCAGGACGGCCCGCTGGCGCTGCGCCTGGGTGCGATCTACAGCAGCCATGCCGGGACCAACAGGCGCAACGTCAATCTGCTCGATTACAAGGACCAGCTCAAGTCTCGTTACGATGCCCAAAGCCAAACGCTGTTCTCGGAGCTGGGCTATCAGCTGGGCAGCCAGGGCTTGCGCGTCGAGCCTTTCGCCGGCCTTGGCTACCAGCGTTATCACCGTGACAGCTTCAAGGAAAGCGGTGGCCTGACCGCACTCAACGTCGGCGCACAGACCCAGCAGAACCTGAGCAGCACCGTTGGCCTGCGCCTGGCGACGGTGTACCGCTTCGATAATCAAGTCAGCCTCACGCCCCACCTCAGCACCGGCTGGAAACACCTTTATGGCGCAGTCGACAGCCAGGTGCGCCAAGCCTATCGCAATGTTCCAGCGGCACTGGACGGCTTCACCATCACCGGTACGTCGCTGGACCGCAACAGCCTGGACGTGAACGCCGGCGTGGACCTGGCCTTGTCCAAGCAACACACGCTGGGCCTGAGCTACAGCGGCCAGGCGGGTACCCATAGCCGCAATCAAGGTATCAAGGGGCAATGGACGATGAGCTTTTAA
- the oadA gene encoding sodium-extruding oxaloacetate decarboxylase subunit alpha, whose amino-acid sequence MSKKIFVTDTILRDAHQSLLATRMRTDDMLPICDKLDKVGYWSLEVWGGATFDACVRFLKEDPWERLRQLRAALPNTRLQMLLRGQNLLGYRHYSDDVVKAFVAKAAVNGIDVFRIFDAMNDVRNLRVAIEAVKAAGKHAQGTIAYTTSPVHTVDAFVAQAKQLESMGCDSIAIKDMAGLLTPYATGELVKALKAEQNLPIFIHSHDTAGLAAMCQLKAIENGADHIDTAISSFAWGTSHPGTESMVAALKGSEFDTGLDLELLQEIGLYFYAVRKKYHQFESEFTAVDTRVQVNQVPGGMISNLANQLKEQGALNRMSEVLAEIPRVREDLGFPPLVTPTSQIVGTQAFFNVLAGERYKTITNEVKLYLQGGYGKAPGTVNEKLRRQAIGSEEVIDVRPADLLKPEMTKLRGEIGALAKSEEDVLTYAMFPDIGRKFLEERDAGTLAPEVLLPIPEAGGVARAGGEGVPTEFVIDVHGESYRVDITGVGVKAEGKRHFYLSIDGMPEEVVFEPLNEFVSSGGSKRKHATEPGHVSTAMPGNIVDVLVKEGDVVKAGQAVLITEAMKMETEVQAAIAGKVTAVHVAKGDRVNPGEILIEIEG is encoded by the coding sequence ATGTCCAAGAAGATTTTCGTAACCGACACCATCCTGCGCGACGCTCACCAATCGCTGCTGGCGACCCGCATGCGCACCGACGACATGCTGCCGATCTGCGACAAGCTCGACAAAGTCGGCTACTGGTCCCTGGAAGTCTGGGGCGGCGCCACCTTCGACGCTTGCGTACGTTTCCTGAAAGAAGACCCGTGGGAGCGCCTGCGCCAACTGCGCGCCGCGTTGCCCAACACGCGCCTGCAAATGTTGCTGCGCGGCCAGAACCTGCTGGGTTACCGCCATTACAGCGATGATGTCGTAAAAGCCTTCGTCGCCAAGGCGGCGGTCAACGGGATCGATGTGTTCCGCATCTTCGACGCGATGAACGACGTACGTAACCTGCGCGTGGCCATCGAAGCGGTCAAGGCCGCCGGCAAACACGCCCAGGGCACCATCGCCTACACCACCAGCCCGGTGCACACCGTCGACGCATTCGTGGCCCAGGCCAAGCAGTTGGAGTCCATGGGTTGCGACTCCATCGCGATCAAGGACATGGCCGGCCTGCTGACCCCTTACGCCACCGGCGAGCTGGTCAAGGCGCTGAAAGCCGAGCAGAACCTGCCGATCTTTATCCACTCCCACGACACCGCTGGCCTGGCCGCGATGTGCCAACTCAAGGCCATCGAAAACGGTGCCGACCATATCGACACTGCCATCTCCAGCTTCGCCTGGGGCACCAGCCACCCGGGCACCGAGTCGATGGTCGCGGCCCTTAAAGGCAGCGAGTTCGACACCGGCCTGGACCTGGAACTGTTGCAGGAAATCGGCCTGTACTTCTATGCCGTGCGCAAGAAGTACCACCAGTTCGAAAGCGAATTCACCGCGGTCGACACCCGCGTGCAAGTCAATCAGGTGCCGGGCGGGATGATTTCCAACCTGGCCAACCAGTTGAAAGAGCAGGGCGCGCTGAACCGCATGAGCGAAGTGTTGGCCGAAATCCCGCGCGTGCGTGAAGACCTCGGCTTCCCGCCGCTGGTCACTCCGACCTCGCAGATCGTCGGTACGCAGGCGTTCTTCAACGTGCTGGCCGGCGAGCGCTACAAGACCATCACCAACGAAGTGAAACTCTACCTGCAAGGCGGCTACGGCAAGGCGCCTGGCACCGTGAACGAGAAGTTGCGTCGCCAGGCCATCGGCAGCGAAGAGGTCATCGACGTGCGCCCGGCCGACCTGCTCAAGCCTGAAATGACCAAGCTGCGCGGTGAAATCGGCGCGTTGGCCAAGTCCGAAGAAGACGTGCTGACCTACGCCATGTTCCCGGACATCGGGCGCAAATTCCTCGAAGAGCGCGACGCCGGCACCCTGGCCCCTGAAGTGCTGCTGCCGATTCCGGAAGCGGGCGGTGTGGCCCGCGCCGGCGGCGAAGGCGTGCCGACCGAGTTCGTCATCGACGTGCACGGCGAAAGCTACCGCGTGGATATCACCGGTGTCGGCGTGAAGGCCGAAGGCAAGCGTCACTTCTACCTGTCCATCGACGGCATGCCGGAAGAAGTGGTGTTCGAACCGCTCAACGAATTTGTCAGCAGCGGCGGCAGCAAGCGCAAGCACGCGACCGAACCGGGTCATGTCAGCACGGCGATGCCGGGCAATATCGTCGATGTGCTGGTCAAGGAAGGCGACGTGGTCAAGGCCGGCCAGGCCGTGCTGATCACTGAAGCCATGAAGATGGAAACCGAAGTCCAGGCAGCCATTGCCGGCAAGGTGACCGCCGTTCATGTGGCCAAGGGCGACCGGGTCAACCCGGGTGAGATCCTGATTGAGATCGAAGGCTGA
- a CDS encoding acetyl-CoA carboxylase biotin carboxylase subunit, whose product MIKKILIANRGEIAVRIVRACAEMGIRSVAVYSDADRHALHVKRADEAHSIGAEPLAGYLNPRKLVNLAVETGCDALHPGYGFLSENAELADICAERGIKFIGPSAEVIRRMGDKTEARRSMIKAGVPVTPGTEGNVADIHEALTEGDRIGYPVMLKATSGGGGRGIRRCNSREELEQAFPRVISEATKAFGSAEVFLEKCIVNPKHIEAQILGDSFGNVVHLFERDCSIQRRNQKLIEIAPSPQLTPEQRAYIGDLSVRAAKAVGYENAGTVEFLLAEGEVYFMEMNTRVQVEHTITEEITGIDIVREQIRIASGLPLSVKQEDIQHRGFALQFRINAEDPKNNFLPSFGKITRYYAPGGPGVRTDTAIYTGYTIPPFYDSMCLKLVVWALTWEEAMDRGLRALDDMRLQGVKTTAAYYQEILRNPEFRSGQFNTSFVESHPELTNYSIKRKPEELALAIAAAIAAHAGL is encoded by the coding sequence GTGATAAAAAAGATCCTGATCGCCAACCGTGGTGAAATTGCCGTACGAATCGTGCGTGCCTGCGCCGAGATGGGCATTCGCTCGGTCGCGGTTTATTCGGACGCCGACCGCCACGCGTTGCACGTCAAGCGTGCCGACGAAGCCCACAGCATCGGGGCCGAGCCCCTTGCTGGCTACCTCAACCCGCGCAAGCTGGTGAACCTGGCGGTGGAAACCGGTTGCGACGCGCTGCATCCCGGCTACGGCTTCTTATCGGAAAATGCCGAACTGGCGGACATCTGCGCTGAACGCGGTATCAAGTTCATTGGTCCTTCGGCCGAAGTGATCCGCCGCATGGGCGACAAGACCGAAGCGCGCCGCAGCATGATCAAGGCCGGTGTGCCGGTCACTCCCGGCACCGAAGGCAACGTCGCGGATATCCATGAAGCGCTGACCGAAGGCGACCGCATTGGTTACCCGGTGATGCTCAAGGCCACTTCCGGTGGCGGCGGGCGCGGTATCCGCCGTTGCAACAGCCGCGAAGAACTTGAACAAGCCTTCCCCCGCGTGATCTCCGAAGCCACCAAGGCGTTCGGTTCGGCGGAGGTGTTCCTGGAAAAATGCATCGTCAATCCCAAGCACATCGAAGCGCAGATCCTCGGTGACAGCTTTGGCAACGTGGTGCATCTGTTCGAGCGCGATTGCTCGATCCAGCGTCGCAACCAGAAGCTGATCGAAATCGCCCCCAGCCCCCAGTTGACCCCCGAACAGCGCGCCTACATCGGCGACCTGTCGGTGCGCGCGGCCAAGGCGGTGGGCTACGAAAACGCCGGTACCGTGGAGTTCCTGCTCGCCGAGGGCGAGGTGTACTTCATGGAGATGAACACCCGGGTGCAGGTGGAACACACCATCACCGAGGAAATCACCGGGATCGACATCGTCCGCGAACAGATCCGCATCGCCTCGGGCCTGCCGCTGTCGGTCAAGCAGGAAGACATCCAGCACCGTGGTTTCGCGTTGCAATTCCGTATCAACGCCGAAGACCCGAAGAACAACTTCCTGCCAAGCTTCGGCAAGATCACCCGTTACTACGCCCCCGGCGGCCCCGGTGTGCGTACCGACACGGCGATCTACACCGGTTACACCATCCCACCGTTCTACGACTCCATGTGCCTGAAACTGGTGGTGTGGGCGTTGACCTGGGAAGAAGCCATGGACCGTGGCCTGCGCGCCCTGGACGACATGCGCCTGCAAGGCGTGAAGACCACCGCCGCTTATTACCAGGAAATCCTGCGCAACCCGGAATTCCGCAGCGGCCAATTTAATACAAGCTTCGTGGAAAGCCACCCTGAGCTGACCAACTACTCGATCAAGCGCAAACCCGAAGAGCTGGCCCTGGCCATCGCCGCCGCCATCGCCGCCCACGCAGGCCTGTGA
- a CDS encoding LysR family transcriptional regulator gives MRKSLMRMTLRQLQIFNEVCDLRSYSRAAEEMSLTQPAVSLQIRQLEELIGQPLFDYVGKKLYMTEAAEALQRASRDIFGRLENLDMQLSDMQGSLQGQLKLAVESSAKYFVPHLFAAFKRQHPEVQLHLTVVNRAQVIRRLSDNRDDLVIMSMVPQDMGLEFLPFLNNPIVAVALPDHPLSLQGPLRLQDLEPYTLLIREPGSGTRLACEEYFKEKRVHFTQTVEVASAEAQRECVVAGLGVALLTRHALNLELATGGLKELAVEELPLYRSWCLVQAKAKRLSPVAHAFLGFIRSERVQISALAERFAGQPRAPANAVPGSH, from the coding sequence ATGCGTAAGTCATTGATGCGTATGACATTGCGTCAGTTGCAGATATTCAATGAAGTGTGCGATCTGCGCTCCTACAGCCGCGCAGCCGAGGAAATGTCCCTCACCCAGCCTGCCGTCAGCCTGCAAATTCGCCAGCTCGAAGAACTGATCGGCCAGCCGCTGTTCGATTATGTCGGCAAAAAACTCTACATGACCGAGGCCGCCGAAGCCCTGCAACGGGCCAGCCGCGATATTTTCGGACGCCTGGAAAACCTCGATATGCAGCTCTCGGACATGCAGGGCTCACTGCAGGGCCAATTGAAGCTGGCGGTGGAATCGAGCGCCAAGTACTTCGTGCCGCACCTGTTCGCTGCTTTCAAGCGCCAGCACCCGGAGGTGCAGTTGCACCTGACCGTGGTCAATCGCGCCCAGGTGATCCGCCGGCTCTCGGACAACCGCGACGACCTGGTGATCATGTCCATGGTGCCCCAGGACATGGGCCTGGAGTTCCTGCCGTTCCTGAATAACCCGATCGTCGCCGTGGCGCTGCCGGATCATCCATTGAGCCTGCAGGGGCCGCTGCGCCTGCAAGACCTTGAGCCTTACACGCTGCTCATCCGCGAACCGGGTTCCGGCACACGGCTGGCGTGCGAAGAATACTTCAAGGAAAAACGCGTGCACTTCACCCAGACCGTGGAAGTGGCCTCGGCCGAGGCGCAGCGAGAGTGCGTGGTCGCAGGATTGGGCGTGGCCCTGCTGACGCGCCACGCCTTGAACCTGGAACTGGCCACCGGCGGGCTCAAGGAGCTGGCGGTGGAAGAACTGCCGCTGTACCGCAGTTGGTGCCTGGTGCAAGCCAAAGCCAAGCGGCTGTCACCGGTGGCCCATGCGTTCCTGGGCTTTATCCGCAGCGAACGGGTACAGATCAGCGCCCTGGCTGAGCGCTTCGCTGGGCAGCCAAGGGCACCTGCCAATGCAGTTCCGGGTAGTCACTGA
- a CDS encoding PA3496 family putative envelope integrity protein, whose translation MARTYEDSNSTVKTRRQQEDQRRMAFRRAIEDRCDQRQLLQSISDYPELHWQVPLAAQRSAQPGR comes from the coding sequence ATGGCCCGGACCTACGAAGACAGCAACAGCACCGTCAAGACCCGTCGTCAGCAGGAAGACCAGCGCCGCATGGCGTTCCGTCGCGCAATCGAAGACCGCTGTGACCAGCGCCAGCTGCTGCAGAGCATCAGTGACTACCCGGAACTGCATTGGCAGGTGCCCTTGGCTGCCCAGCGAAGCGCTCAGCCAGGGCGCTGA
- the hexR gene encoding transcriptional regulator HexR, whose product MNLLQHIAQSRHLLRKSELKVADHVLLDPAAVMHSSMADLAHSVGISEPTIVRFCRAIGCSGFQDLKLKLAQSLAAGASFGQFAIHEDDSVADYSLKIFDTTLHTLMEVREKLDPVALQKAVTAMSQAQRVEFYGFGASGAVAADAQHKFFRLLLTAAAYSDPHMQAMSAVTLKPTDVAICISQSGRSKDLLITANLVRESGASLITLCPSQTPLAELSTVNLAIDVHEDTEIYTPLTSRIAHLVVIDVLAMGVAMARGPSLVNHLKSVKRSLRSLRLSPKSVKALDD is encoded by the coding sequence TTGAACCTGTTGCAACATATCGCCCAGTCGCGCCACCTGTTACGCAAATCGGAACTCAAGGTTGCCGATCACGTGCTGCTTGACCCTGCGGCCGTGATGCACAGTTCCATGGCTGACCTTGCCCACAGCGTGGGCATCAGTGAGCCGACCATCGTGCGCTTCTGCCGCGCCATCGGTTGCTCCGGGTTTCAGGATTTGAAACTCAAGTTGGCGCAAAGCTTGGCCGCCGGGGCGAGCTTCGGCCAGTTTGCAATCCATGAAGACGACTCCGTTGCTGACTACAGCCTGAAAATCTTCGACACCACCTTGCACACCCTCATGGAAGTGCGCGAGAAGCTCGACCCGGTAGCGCTGCAAAAGGCCGTGACCGCCATGTCCCAGGCCCAGCGCGTGGAGTTCTATGGCTTTGGTGCCTCCGGCGCGGTGGCGGCCGACGCCCAGCACAAATTCTTCCGCCTGCTGCTCACGGCGGCGGCCTACAGTGACCCGCACATGCAGGCGATGTCGGCGGTGACCTTGAAGCCCACCGACGTGGCCATCTGTATCTCCCAGTCCGGTCGCTCCAAAGACCTGCTCATCACCGCCAATCTGGTGCGTGAAAGCGGCGCTTCGCTGATCACCTTATGCCCGAGCCAGACGCCGCTGGCGGAATTATCCACAGTAAACCTGGCGATCGATGTGCACGAAGACACCGAGATCTACACGCCGCTGACCTCGCGTATCGCTCACCTGGTGGTAATCGACGTATTGGCGATGGGCGTTGCCATGGCCCGTGGGCCGAGCCTGGTCAATCACCTCAAGAGCGTGAAGCGCAGTTTGCGCAGCCTGCGGTTGTCGCCCAAGTCGGTCAAAGCCCTCGACGACTGA